The Manihot esculenta cultivar AM560-2 chromosome 11, M.esculenta_v8, whole genome shotgun sequence genome includes a region encoding these proteins:
- the LOC110626525 gene encoding 60S ribosomal protein L23a, translated as MAPAKADSSKKPDAKAQAVKAAKAVKSGPTFKKKASKIRTKVTFHRPKTLKKERNPKYPRISAPPRNKLDQYQILKFPLTTESAMKKIEDNNTLVFIVDIRADKKKIKDAVKKMYDIQAKKVNTLIRPDGTKKAYVRLTPDFDALDVANKIGII; from the exons CTGACAGTTCAAAAAAGCCTGATGCAAAGGCACAGGCTGTCAAGGCTGCAAAAGCAGTGAAGTCTGGTCCAACCTTCAAGAAGAAGGCCAGTAAGATCAGAACTAAGGTTACATTTCATCGCCCAAAGACATTGAAGAAGGAGAGGAATCCCAAATACCCTCGCATTAGTGCTCCACCCAGGAACAAGCTTGATCAGTATCAGATTTTGAAATTTCCTCTCACTACTGAGTCAGCTATGAAAAAGATTGAGGACAACAATACCCTTGTATTCATAGTTGATATTCGTGCTGACAAGAAAAAGATCAAGGATGCAGTCAAGAAGATGTATGATATTCAGGCCAAGAAAGTTAATACATTGATCAG GCCTGATGGGACGAAGAAAGCATATGTCAGATTGACACCGGATTTTGATGCCTTGGATGTGGCAAACAAAATCGGCATCATTTAA